Within the Candidatus Flexicrinis proximus genome, the region GAGGATATAACGGAGTTCGTCTGATGCGTGCGATAACGCTGCGACTACTACTGCTGGGAACTGCCGTGTTTACGCTGGCGTTCGGCGCGGCGGCACAGGGCGCACCAGAGCCGATACAGGATGCGCTGGCGGCACTCAACCAGCGGCTCGGTACACGGATGACGCTCAATGACCTGTTCTGGACCTGGGAGCAGCAGACGTTCCCGGACAGCTCGCTGGGCTGCGTGCAGGAAGGGATCACTCCGGTCCAGGCCAGCGTGATCGGCTACAAGTTCACCTTCACCTATCTCGACGTCTCGTACGAATACCGCGTGTCGGCTGACCGGACGCTGACCGTGTTCTGCGGCGTGTTGGGAGAGACCGACGATCCGGTCGACCCGAACGTGGCGGGAAATATCGACGATCCGGTGCGCCTGAGCAACAGCCAGTGCCCGCCGCCGCCGGCCGGGCTGGTCTATCCGCGCACGCGGTTGGCCCCCGCGACCGAAGCGAGAGTGATTCCCGGCGCGCCCAATAACCTGCGGACCGAGCCTAACCCGGCCTCCGGGCTGATCGGGCAAATCCCGGGCGGCGCCACGCTGCGCGTGCTGGCGGGGCCGATCTGCGATGCGCAGGGCATGATCTGGATTCAGGCCGAATTCAGCGGACAGATCGGCTATACGTCCGAGGCGTTCGGGGGCGAGTATTACCTCGAACCGCAGCCGCCGCTGGCCGAACTGCCGGTCAATCGTGCGCGGATCAGTGGGGCGAACCTGGCCAGCGTGCGGGAAGCCGTCAAGCTGCAGGGTAATTTTGGAACAGGCGTGGCCTGGTCGCAGACCAATAGGCTCACGATCACTGGCGATGCCGGGGCGGACGGCCTGCTGGTCTTCACACCCGGCGCGATCATGCAAAGCCCGCGGATGATCAAGTCGCTGGAACGCTTTGTCATCGCCAGGTTCTCGACGGTGTCGACGCAGGGCGATACGCTGCTGCTGGGGTCGGACGACGGCAGCGTTCACATCTGGGATCTGAGTCCGTCGAGCAACCTGATCGAGCGGCTGGTGCTGAACGGCCACAACGCCGCGGTGACGGCGGTGGCGATCAGTCCGGACGGGCGGCGGGTGGCCTCGTCCGGCGGGTATGCGTTTGCCACGACCGAAAACGCGCTCAATGAAGACGCGATTCTGGTGTGGGACATCAACAACGTGACCCAGGCCTTTGCACTGCGCGGCCACACGGGCACAGTCACGGCGGTCGCGTTCAGTCCGGACGGGCTGACGATTGCGTCGTCGAGTCTGGATGGCAGCGTGCGGCTGTGGGACACGGCCAACGGGGCGCAAACCGCCCGGATCGACGCGGGCGTGCCGGCCACTTCGCTGGCTTACAGCCCGGACGGGTCGACGCTGGCGGTGGGCTATCAGGACGGCGCGACGCTGGCACTCTCTCTGGTCGGCGGGCTAAGCGCCGGGCCGGTGGTGCCGACCCACAGCGCGCCGGTGACGGTGATCGCCTTCGGTCCGAACGGATCGGTGCTGCTGTCCGGGGCGAGCGATGGATCGCTGGCGCTGCGGGCAGGCGACCGGCTGCTGACCTCGGAGCCGCCGACGCTGCTGCCGAATGTCCACAGCGCAGGCGTGACCGGGGTCGGATTCAGCCCGGACGGGTCGATTATCGTATCGCTCGGGCAGGACAATACTGCGCGGCTGCTGATAGCTGGCGAATAGCTGTTAGCCCCCGGCGATTGAGGGCGGCTCAAGTCGGTTTGGCGCAGCGCGGAAACAAACGCGTGTGCAGGAAGTTGCCTGCACACGCGTTTTGTTGGTGCGGCCGAGGCCTCAATGGGTGCCGGCGGTCGTCAGGCGATTCAACTGTTCCGGCGTCAGGATCAGGCTGAGCGCGCCGAGGTTCTCGTCGAGCTGCGCCTCGCTGCTGGCGGCGATCAACGGGATGGCGGGCGGGTTGGCCTGCATCATCCAGGCGAGGATTACCTGATTGACCGGCGCGCCGAGTTCGGCTGCGACGGCATGGAGCACATTCAGCCGTTCCGCGTTGTCGGAGCCGCCATATTCCTTGCGCAGAGGGCGGTCGGTGCGGGTATAGCCGCCGGACTGCAGGACGGAATAGGCCAGGAAGGCCAAATCGTGGGTACGCAGGTAGTCAAGTTCGCTGTCGGTAGCGAAGGACTGCGGCGCGAGGTCCATTCCAGGGCGCAGGCGCAGGTAGGTGTAATGCTGCTGCAGCGCACAGAACTGCGGCCAGCCGTTGATCGCGCTGATCCAGCGGGCTTCCTCCAGACGCCACGCACTGTAGTTGCTGGCGCCGATGAAACGCACTTTACCGGATCTGACCAGATGGTCGAAGGCCTCGAACGACTCTTCGAGCGGCGTGAGGCGGTCATCGACATGCGCATAGTAGAGGTCGATCGTCTCGACGCCGAGGCGCTTGAGACTCTTTTCGCATTCCTGGATGATCAGGGCGGACGTCAGGCGTTTAGGGACATCGCCATACTGGAAGCCGACTTTTGAGGCAAGAAACACCCGCTGCCGGTTGCCACGCTCGCGCATCCATTCGCCCAGCAGCGTTTCGCTTTCGCCACCGTGGAAGCCTTCGACCCACCAGGCGTAGATATTGGCGGTGTCGATGAAAGTGCCGCCGGCGCCCAGGTAACGGTCAAGGATGCGGTACGAAAGCGTGCGGTCATTGCGTGAGCCGAAGTACATGGCGCCGAGGCACATCGAACTGACTTCAACGCCGCTGCTGCCAAGCCGTTTTGTCTTCATGTCAGGAACTCCGAATTCGGCGAACGCTTACGAAGAGAATACGATTTCATAGATGATAGCGCGTTGACAGGCTTGGGGACAGGGTCCAGCAGAAATATTGGCTGTAATGCGGCGATGAAGGCAAACGTAAGGGCAATTTGTGCGCAATGTTGATTAGGGCGGGCAGCGCAGGCCGTCCGCCTCGGAAGAAGGTTGGTCTTGACAGATTCTTTATTGGGGGAACAAAAACGCTGACGGGATCCTGAGGCCGGATGTTTATGCTGACATTTGTTACTCATTGTGGAAGGTAACTATGTCAATCCATGAAGCGCAAGAGCGAGTCGCCGATCTTGTACTCGGCAAGCGACTGCAAACCGCGGAGATATCGCATCAATCGGCCTCTAATCCAATCGCCTTGGCCGTGCTGGCCAGCGACGCACTGTCTTCGGTGGCCTACGCGACTGAAGAAAT harbors:
- a CDS encoding aldo/keto reductase — protein: MKTKRLGSSGVEVSSMCLGAMYFGSRNDRTLSYRILDRYLGAGGTFIDTANIYAWWVEGFHGGESETLLGEWMRERGNRQRVFLASKVGFQYGDVPKRLTSALIIQECEKSLKRLGVETIDLYYAHVDDRLTPLEESFEAFDHLVRSGKVRFIGASNYSAWRLEEARWISAINGWPQFCALQQHYTYLRLRPGMDLAPQSFATDSELDYLRTHDLAFLAYSVLQSGGYTRTDRPLRKEYGGSDNAERLNVLHAVAAELGAPVNQVILAWMMQANPPAIPLIAASSEAQLDENLGALSLILTPEQLNRLTTAGTH